Within the Acidipropionibacterium acidipropionici genome, the region GGCGGGTGTCCCTGGTGGCGGTGAGCGCCCAGGGGGTGGCGCGACGGGAGGCCGACGTGGTGTTGAAGGCCACTCCCGAGGCGTCCACCCAGTGGAAGCCCTGCTGGTCGCGCACCTGGTAGACCGGTCTGCGCTCGGTGACCCGGATACTCACCGTGGTGGGCCAGGAGCGCTGTACCCGGACCTGGTCGACGGGGGCGAGCTCCGCCACGCGGGATCCGACCGCGCCGAGATCGACCGCCGCCAGCGGGGTCCCCATCGGAACCCGGGCGGCCTCACGCACCTGGTCGGCGGTCACCAGCCCGGCTCCGTCGACGACGACCCGGTCGACGGCCATGACCGATGACCACCGGACGATGTACAGGCCGACCGCCAGCAGCACCGCCACCAGCACGGCCACCGCAGTGACGATCCGGTTGCGGCGACGCCGGGACCTGGCCCTCAGGTCGATCGGGCCGGTGAGGTCGGAGACCGGGGATCCCATCAGACGGGTCGGCCCGGCCGATCGACCGTCGGCTCGCGCTCGGCCCCGTCCTCGGGCAGGAGGGGCAGCAGGAGGGGGCCGACGAGTGTCACGTCCCCTGCTCCCAGGGTGATGATGAGGTCTCCGGGCCGTGCCTCCTCGGCGAGCGCGGCAGGCAGATCGCCCTTGTCGGGAACGTATCTCGACGAACCGCCGGCATCCTCCACGGCCGCCTCGACGAGTGCCCCGGTGACCCCTGGCACAGGATCCTCGCGGGAGCCGTAGATGTCGGTGACCAGCACCCGGTCCGCCAGCGCCAGCGCCACCCCGAACTCGTGGGCGAACTCCTGGGTCCGGCTGTAGAGATGGGGCTGGAAGCAGGCGATGACGCGGCCCTGGCCCGCCGCGCGGCGGGCCGCCACCAGAGTCGCGCGGATCTCGGTGGGATGGTGGGCGTAATCGTCGTAGACCCTCACCCCGCCGCGGGACCCGATCAGCTGGAAGCGTCTCAGCGTGCCCGTGAATGAGGCCGCCCCGGCCAGCAGTTCGTCGTGGCCGATGCCCAGCAGGCTTCCGGCGCAGTAGGCGGCGGCGGCGTTCGAGAGGTTGTAGCGGCCCGGGACCTGGAGGTCCAGCCGACCGCTCTGACGGCCGCTGGTCAGCGTCGCCGAGGCGGTGGCGCCCTCCAGGTCGAGGTCGGAGAACCTCACGTCGGCGTCGGCGGCCTCCCCGTAGGTGACGACCTGCACCGACCCGGTGCTGGCCAGCCGGCTCACCAGATGGGCGGCCCCCGGGTCGTCGAGGTTGGCGACGACGTAGCGGACCTCCGGCCGGGTGGCCATCCTCACGAAGCCGTCGAAATAGGCGTCCGGGGTTCCCCAGTTGTCCAGGTGATCGGCCTCGACATTGGTGACCACGACGATTCTGCTGGGGTACTGGAGGAAGGAGCCGTCCGACTCGTCGGCCTCCACGACGAACGCGCTGCCGCCGCCCAGGTGGGCGCTGCGGCCGGTGCTGGCCAGTGGGGAACCGATGACGTAGGACGGGTCGGCACCGGCATGGGCCAGCATCACCGCGATCATCCCGGTGGTGGTGGTCTTTCCGTGGGTACCGGCCACCGAGACCCCTTCGCGGCCCAGCATCAGGGCGGCCAGGGCGGCGCTGCGGTGCCAGATCCTCAGGCCGCGGCGATTCGCCTCGACGAGTTCGGGATTGTCCGGGCGGATCGCCGAGGACACCACGACGGTGCGGGCGCCGTCCAGGTGAGAGGGGTCGTGCCCCACCCAGGTGCGCACCCCGGCCTCCGCCAGGGCCCGCAGGTTGGCGGAGTCGACCTGGTCGGACCCGGAGACGCTGACCCCCAGCTCCTGGTAGATCCTGGCGACGCCGCTCATCCCGGCACCGCCGATGGCGATGAAATGCACCGGTCCGATCGAGTGGGGGTCCGCCAGATCAACGGGTTCACGCAGTGCCATCGGGATCCTCCTTGGGAATGGGACGCGGCGTCCGGGCGCGGTCGGCCGCCCCCAGCACGAGGTCGGCCAGCCGCTCGGCCGAGTCGGCCGGCATGAGGTCGCGGCCCGCGGCGGCCATCCTGGCCAGCTCCTCGGGCCGGTGGATCCGCTCGGTCTCGCGGAGCAGACGCTGGGCGTCCAGCTCGACGTTGGGCACCAGCACGCCGCCGCCGGCCTCCACGACCGACCGGGCGTTGCGGGCCTGTTCGCCGTTGCCGTGCGGCAGCGGAACGTAGATGGTGGGGAGTCCGGCGACCGCCGTCTCCACGACCGTGCCCGCCCCCGAGCGGGCGACCATGAGGTCGGCCGTCAGATAGGCCGAGGGCATGTCGTCGACATAGTCGAGTGGGACCCATGACGCCCCGGTGGCCTCGTCGGTGATGGTGGTCGCCGCCCCGATGTTGCGCGGCCCCAGGATGTGCAGGATCTGCACCCCGTCGGCCAGCAGCCGGTCCCGGGCCGCGACGACCGCCTCATTGATGGCCACCGCCCCCTGGGATCCGCCGCTGACGAGCAGGGTGGGACGATCAGCCTCCAGACCGAACCGCCAGCGGGCGGCGGCCACCGCCTCGGCACGGGCCTGCGGGGTCATGGTGGCGAGCCCCGTGATCCCCTCGCGCAGCGGCATTCCGATGAACTTCGCCGCTGGAAGAGGGGTGTCGGGGAAGGCGATGGCGACCTGGACGGCGAATCGGGCGGCCACCTTGTTGGCCAGCCCCGGGACGGCGTTCTGCTCATGGATGACGATGGGCACCTGAGCCTTCCGGGCGGCGAGGTAGGCGGGCATCGAGACGTATCCGCCGAAACCGACCAGCACGTCGGCCTGTCGGCGGCGCAGCACGTCGGCGGCCTGGGCGACCGCCCGACGCAGATGGCCGGGGACCTTGAGCAGGTTCATCGACAGGCTTCTGGGCAGCGGGACCGGATCGATCATGTCGAGCACCAGGCCGGCCTCCGGGATCACCCTCCCCTCCAGCCCCTTGGGGGTGCCGATGCAGGACAGGTGCCCCAGATCGGGGTGGCGCGCCAGAGCCTGTGCCGTCGCGATCAACGGCGAGGTATGGCCGGCGGTTCCCCCTCCGGCCAGCACGACATTCACCATCTGCTATCACCCTTCTGTCTTTCATCACGTCCCGGATCGGCGGGCTCGCGGCTCATTCCCGACGGCCGCCGTCCACCACGGTAGTCACTCTCGGCGGCCCGCTGCGCCTGGACGCGTCCCGGTACTCCTCGGCGGCGGGTTCGTGGCGGGCACAGGACAACAGAATGCCAGAGGCCACCAGGTTGGCGATGAGGGCCGACCCGCCGATGGAGATGAAGGGCAGCGGCACGCCCACCACAGGCAGCAGTTTCATGGCGACACCGATGTTGAGCATCGCCTGGATCGCCGTCCACGCCGTGATGGTGGCCGCCAGGATCCGGCGGAACTGGGAGCGCGACCTCATGGCCACCCGGATGCCGGCCCACACCAGCAGGGTGAACAGCGCCAGCACCGCCAAGGTGCCCACCAGGCCCATCTCCTCGCCGAGGACGGCGAAGACGAAGTCGTTCTGGGCGCCGTCGTACAGTCCTCCCCATTTCTGGCGGGATCCGCCGATGCCGGTCCCCCACCAGCCGCCTGTCGCCAGCGCGTAGATGGCGCTCAACGGCTGCTGGGAACCCTCCGGATCGGCCTCGGGGTGCAGGAACAGGGTGATTCGCTGCATCCGGTACGGGGTGGTCACCACGGCGGCCGCGACCACCGCTCCGGCGGCGGCCAGGAGGCCGACGATGTAGCGCTTCCGGATGCCGAAGGCCCACATCTGGGCGATGAGCACCGCGCCGATGATGAGGGCGGTTCCCAGATCCCCCTGGGCCACCACCATCACTATGACGACGCCGTACAGGCCCAGGTAGATCGCCAGGTGACGGAACTGCCCCAGGTCCTCGCGTCGGGCGGCCAGGTAGATCGAGCCGACCAGGATGGCCGCGAGTTTCGCGAACTCCGAGGGTTGCAGGGTGACCGGGCCGAGCGCCAGCCAGGACCGGTTGCCCTTGCCGGCGTCGCTTCCCAGGGGGGTGAAGACGAGGAGGAGCATGAGCACCGCCCCGCAGTAGGCCACCCATCCGAATCCGCGAAGCAGCCTCTCCCCCAGCCGGGCGGCGACGAGGGCCCCGACGCCGCCGATGGCCAGGAAGAGCAGCTGACGCAGGGCGAAGTAGTAGGGCCCGAGATTCAGCGACTGGGCGTACACCGAGGAGGAGGACAGGCTCATCAGGGCGCCGACGCCTGCCAGCAGGATGGTGGTCACCAGGATCACGTACTGGTCGAGCATCGGTGCCGACAGCAGCGGCTGCCGGGAGTCGCCCGGCTTGCGCCTCCCGCCGTCCAGTCGCAGGATCCGGCCGAGCCGGGTCACGAGCCTTTCATAGGGGGTTCTGGCCCTGGGTCTGCTCACCCTCACCTCCTCGGCCCTCTGCTGTGCGACCGCGCCCGGGTAGTCACAGCTGAAGCGGGCCGTCGATCTCTCGCGCCGCGGCGGCGAAGTCGTCGCCGCGAGCCGCGTACCCCGGCCAGATGTCGAGGCTGGCGCAACCAGGGGCCATCAGAACGGTGTCGCCCGGCCGGGCCATGGTAGCCGCGGTGCGGACGGCCTCGGCCATCACCTCGCGATCGGGCGAGTCGAGCACGACGACGGGCACTTCGGGGGCCAGCCGGGACAGGGTCTCGGCGATAGTGGCCCGGTCGACGCCGATGACCACCGCGCCGCGCAGCTTGCCGGCGTGGTTGGAGACGAGGTGGTCGAAGTTGGTGCCCTTGGCCTGCCCGCCGGCGATCCAGACGATGTGCTCGAAGGCGCGCATCGAGGAGTT harbors:
- a CDS encoding cell division protein FtsQ/DivIB, which produces MGSPVSDLTGPIDLRARSRRRRNRIVTAVAVLVAVLLAVGLYIVRWSSVMAVDRVVVDGAGLVTADQVREAARVPMGTPLAAVDLGAVGSRVAELAPVDQVRVQRSWPTTVSIRVTERRPVYQVRDQQGFHWVDASGVAFNTTSASRRATPWALTATRDTRLLRDVATVTAHLDPVLLKQLDHLEAGGPDAITLVLSKDRRVMWGSAEESGLKSQVATAMLATKARNYDVSSPRNPTAR
- the murC gene encoding UDP-N-acetylmuramate--L-alanine ligase, translating into MALREPVDLADPHSIGPVHFIAIGGAGMSGVARIYQELGVSVSGSDQVDSANLRALAEAGVRTWVGHDPSHLDGARTVVVSSAIRPDNPELVEANRRGLRIWHRSAALAALMLGREGVSVAGTHGKTTTTGMIAVMLAHAGADPSYVIGSPLASTGRSAHLGGGSAFVVEADESDGSFLQYPSRIVVVTNVEADHLDNWGTPDAYFDGFVRMATRPEVRYVVANLDDPGAAHLVSRLASTGSVQVVTYGEAADADVRFSDLDLEGATASATLTSGRQSGRLDLQVPGRYNLSNAAAAYCAGSLLGIGHDELLAGAASFTGTLRRFQLIGSRGGVRVYDDYAHHPTEIRATLVAARRAAGQGRVIACFQPHLYSRTQEFAHEFGVALALADRVLVTDIYGSREDPVPGVTGALVEAAVEDAGGSSRYVPDKGDLPAALAEEARPGDLIITLGAGDVTLVGPLLLPLLPEDGAEREPTVDRPGRPV
- the murG gene encoding undecaprenyldiphospho-muramoylpentapeptide beta-N-acetylglucosaminyltransferase, with amino-acid sequence MVNVVLAGGGTAGHTSPLIATAQALARHPDLGHLSCIGTPKGLEGRVIPEAGLVLDMIDPVPLPRSLSMNLLKVPGHLRRAVAQAADVLRRRQADVLVGFGGYVSMPAYLAARKAQVPIVIHEQNAVPGLANKVAARFAVQVAIAFPDTPLPAAKFIGMPLREGITGLATMTPQARAEAVAAARWRFGLEADRPTLLVSGGSQGAVAINEAVVAARDRLLADGVQILHILGPRNIGAATTITDEATGASWVPLDYVDDMPSAYLTADLMVARSGAGTVVETAVAGLPTIYVPLPHGNGEQARNARSVVEAGGGVLVPNVELDAQRLLRETERIHRPEELARMAAAGRDLMPADSAERLADLVLGAADRARTPRPIPKEDPDGTA
- the ftsW gene encoding putative lipid II flippase FtsW — protein: MLSAPMLDQYVILVTTILLAGVGALMSLSSSSVYAQSLNLGPYYFALRQLLFLAIGGVGALVAARLGERLLRGFGWVAYCGAVLMLLLVFTPLGSDAGKGNRSWLALGPVTLQPSEFAKLAAILVGSIYLAARREDLGQFRHLAIYLGLYGVVIVMVVAQGDLGTALIIGAVLIAQMWAFGIRKRYIVGLLAAAGAVVAAAVVTTPYRMQRITLFLHPEADPEGSQQPLSAIYALATGGWWGTGIGGSRQKWGGLYDGAQNDFVFAVLGEEMGLVGTLAVLALFTLLVWAGIRVAMRSRSQFRRILAATITAWTAIQAMLNIGVAMKLLPVVGVPLPFISIGGSALIANLVASGILLSCARHEPAAEEYRDASRRSGPPRVTTVVDGGRRE